cggggaacaccattgctttgactatgcggacctttgttgtcagtgtgatgtctctgctcttcactattttatcgagatttatcattgctcttctcccaaggattaagcgtcttctgatttcctggctgcagtcagcatctgcagtaatctttgcacctaggaatacaaagtctttcactgcttctacattttctccctctatttgccagttatcaatcaagctggttgccataatcttggtttttttgaggtttagctgcaaaccagcttttgcactttcttctttcaccttcatcataaggctcctcagttcctcttcactttcagccatcaaagtggtatcatctgcatatctgagattgttaatgtttcttccagagattttaactccagccttggattcctcaaggccagcttgtcgcatgatgtgttctgcatacaagttgaataggtagggtgagagtagacagccctgccgtactcctttcccaatcttaaaccagtctgttgttccgtggtctgttcttactgttgctacttggtcgttatacagattcttcaggaggcatacaagatgacttggtatccccataccactaagaacttgccacaatttgttatggtccacacagtcaaaggctttagaatagtcaataaaacagaaatagatgtttttctgaaactccctggctttttccattatccagcggatattggcaatttggtctctagttcctctgccttttctaaacccagcttgtacatctggcaattctcgctccatgaactgctgaattctaccttgcaggattttgagcattaccttactggcatgtgaaatgagtgccactgttcgatagtttgaacattctttagtgtttcccttttttggtatggggatataagttgattttttccagtctgatggccattcttgtgttttccaaatttgctggcatatagcatgcattaccttgacagcatcatcttgcaagattttgaacagttcagctgggatgccgtcgtctcctgttgccttgttattagcaatgcttcttaaggcccactcaacctcactcttcaggatgtctggctctagctcaccgaccacactgtcaaagctatccccgatgttgttatccttcctatacaggttttctgtatattcttgccaccttttcttgatctcttcttcttctgttaggtccttgccatctttgtttttgatcatacccattttggcctggaatttacctccaatgtttctaattttctggaagaggtctcttgtccttcctattctattgtcttcttccacttccgcgcattgcttgtttaaaaataattctttatctcttctggctaacctctggaattttgcatttaattgggcatatctccccctatcactgttgccttttgctttccttctttcttgggctacttctagtgtctcagcagacagccattttgccttcttgcttttctctttctttgggatgtattttgttgccgcctcctgaacaatgctgccaacttctgtccagagttcttccgggaccctatctactaagtccagtcccttaaatctattcttcacctccactgcatattccttaggaatattagtgagctcatatctagctgatctgtgggtcttccctaatctctttagtctgatcctaaattgtgcaagaagaagttcgtgatctgaactacagtcagctccaggccttgtttttactgactgtacagatgtccgccacctttggctgcaaaggatgtaatcaatctgatttcggtgttgtccatctggtgaagtccatgtataaagccgtctcttaggttgttggaagagagtgtttgttatgcagagtgaattgtcttggcaaaattctatcagcctgtgtcctgcttcgttttgttctcccaggccatacttacctgtaattcgaggtgtcatttgactgcccaccttagcattccagtctcctgtgatgaaaataacatctcttttaggcgtgttgtccagtaggtgctgcagatcctcatagaactgctctacttcagcttcttcagcatttgtggttggggcgtatatttggatcactgtgatgttagatggcttgccctgaattcgaattgagatcattctgtcgttttttgggttgtatccaagcactgctttagccactttactattaattatgaaggctactccatttcttctgtggtcctcttgtccgcagtagtagatctggtggtcatttgatgtgaagtggcccattccagtccatttcagttcactgacgcccagaatgtctatctttaatcttgtcatctcaccagtaaccacatccaatttgccctggctcatagatcttacattccaggttccaatggtgtgttgatccttagaacatcggattcgccgttcaccaccagcaccgtcggccgctagccgtcctttcggctttgagctagctgcgtcatcacgtctggggctagttgagctcatcctctgttcctccccagtagcattttgaccatcttccgacctgggggtctcatcttccgatggtataccgacatatctctggttgtactgatccatttagttttcacggcaagaatactgaggtgggttgccattaccttccccagggatcgcatttagtctgacctctctgtcatgaccttcccgtcttgggtggcccttcacggtttagctcatggcatcactgaggtgctcaagctccagcaccacgacaaggtaacgatcctttgctgaagccttatacagttagtcctcacttaactatcataattaggaccagaattttggttgctacgtgaagcggtcattaagtgaatccaacctgattttacgacctttttgtggtggtggttaagcgaatcactgcaggcgttaagtgaaccacgtagtcgttaagtgaatcatgtggttcctcattggttttgcttgccagaagccagacaggaaggtcgaaaatggcaatcacgtgatcgtagggatgctgtgacggtcataaatgtgagaactggtcataagttgttttttttcaacactgttgtaagtccaaaccatcactaaacgaatggttgttaagtgaggactcctgTAAACCACCTCTATCTGGCCCATTCACGTTCTTTTCCTGCTTCAGGTCCTCCCCGTTCCCCTCAAAACAAGAAGAGACCTCTTCCCTGTCAAGGAGGCGCCGCTCAACATGGCCTTGACGTCTTTCGACGACCAATACAAGGGCTGCGTGGAGTCGATGGAAGGGAAACTGGCGGAGCTGAACCGCACTGAGTTTGCCCGCAACAGAGTCTATGCTGAGGCCTGGGGAGAGGCGGCCTCCAAGTGGTGGGACAAGAGAAGGGTGTCCTCCTTGGAGCCCCCCACGCTGGAGCCGGAGCACGCCATCACCCTCATGGCCTACACCGCCCAGGGCCGCTTCCACAGGGACTTCAACGCAGCCGTGAGGGAAGCCGGGCGCACCAGGGACGACTACCTCAGCCGCTTCCACTTCAAGGCCTTCCACTTCCTCCTGACGCGGGCCCTCCATGTCCTGGGGGCCGCTGCCCAGCCTCGCTGCCACAAGGTGTACCGCGGGGTCAGGAACGTCCGCTTCACGTTGGAGCGCGCCAAGCCTGTCCGCTTTGGGCAATTCACCTCTTCGTCGCGGAGCAACGAGAGCGCTCTGCGGTTCGGCACAGACACCTTCTTCACCATTGAGACTTGCTACGGGGTCAACATCAAGAATTACTCCTCCTTCCCGGGCGAGGAAGAGGTCCTCATCCCTCCCTTTGAGAAGTTCAAGGTGGCTAATTTCACAAAGGGGCAAGAGACCAACTTCATCCATCTTCTCTCGCTTGAGGATGCCAGCGTCTACAACTGTGTGCTTGTGACAGGTAACAGCCAAGGGGCAGGGCCTTGAACCCGGAGGAGGGCTGAGCAAGCCGCTCATCCTGAGCTGCAGCAGAGGCTCAGAGCATTTACTTGACCTCCTCAGGCAAGGCACACCCTGGGCCTCCCTGCTGGCAAAGGGCACCCCAGCCGAGTCTGCCTTGAACAGGGCTTTGGGTACTTCACTCCCGGGGGACCCACAGTAAGTCGAAGGCCAGCAGCAGCCAAGTCTGCCTCCCCGAGAAAAAGGGCACAGCTTGGCCAAAAGTCTCCTCCACCCTCCTCAAGCTCCTAAAAGGCGCTGAGGAAGAAATCTCTGCCCTCTCCCTTTAAGAGTCCGGAGAGAGGGCGGAGACCACTTGCTGCCTGACATCGTTCAGGAAAGAAGCACAAACCCCCTCTGCCCCGGGACTCTGGCCAGGTGAAGGAAAGCGGTCAGGGAAAGGGGGCGGGCTGGAAATCTGTCTCCAGAAGCAGACCAGGAACTCAGGGCCCCGAGAGACGGACCTGTTCAGCTTTCACTCCCAAGTCCCTTTTGCCATTTGAAAGAACCCGTGCAAGATGCAGAGATGCCACTTCAGATCAGGTGAGAGATAGTTTCGCAGCTCTCGTGT
The Candoia aspera isolate rCanAsp1 chromosome 5, rCanAsp1.hap2, whole genome shotgun sequence genome window above contains:
- the ART1 gene encoding GPI-linked NAD(P)(+)--arginine ADP-ribosyltransferase 1 → MKCPSFPTSVVLCLMAMLTGNVQVLPVPLKTRRDLFPVKEAPLNMALTSFDDQYKGCVESMEGKLAELNRTEFARNRVYAEAWGEAASKWWDKRRVSSLEPPTLEPEHAITLMAYTAQGRFHRDFNAAVREAGRTRDDYLSRFHFKAFHFLLTRALHVLGAAAQPRCHKVYRGVRNVRFTLERAKPVRFGQFTSSSRSNESALRFGTDTFFTIETCYGVNIKNYSSFPGEEEVLIPPFEKFKVANFTKGQETNFIHLLSLEDASVYNCVLVTGNSQGAGP